The DNA sequence tgggatgagaggagagaggcaggaaggtACACCTGGACACCTAACGAATGACGCATGGACTGTGGCACTAAAACAAGTAGCAAGGTGAATGTAGGATCAATCAGTGCTCAGTGATATGGAGTGGCTTTGtgatgtgtgcacatgcatatctCTTGATGCAAAGCTATAATATGCATCCTTAAAGGCATGTACTTGCACAAGCTATTGCATTGTAACCAAAGTTGGTCCCAACATACGATAAATCTCTCTGATTCTGCCACCTACAATACAAATAAAGGCCATGTTCACACAGCGTTCTGTCACACAATTCTATCCATAATATGGTGATATCCCAAATGgatattaaatgtatattttcttcCTTGGGTTGGCTCCATctatgttagagctggaagtttAGCTGATTGGTATAGGTAACAACAGCTGAAGTGAAAAACACTGAAGTGCAGAGTtctgaaaggtgtgtgtgtgtgtgtgtgtgtgtgtgtgtgtgtgtgtgtgtgtgtgtgtgtgtgtgtgtgtgtgtgtgtgtgtgtgtgtgtgtgtgtgtgtgtgtgagagagattacGGTTATTAtgactgtttatttttatggtgTCTCTGACAGAGGGAAGTGCTACTGTTTAACATTGATATGAGGAATGTCACACACTTACttagtgctctctctctctcgctctcaaaGAACATTCCACAGCTCCTTTTGATGTGTGGTGACGGATCTGTGTAATTATCCTTAATTATCTCTCCACATTAAATGTCAGAGCTCATTGCTGAAGCAGTATATGTTAGTACTGTTAGTAATATATGCGAAAGTATTTTGGcagatggttgtgtgtgggtgagtgcaCATTATCAGAACTCCCTCTCCATTGGTGAGAGAAATGAATGGCCCATTGGGCCCCATTTCCTCCAGGTGAGAGAgatggtttactgtgtgtgcaggtgggtgTTTCTGATAATTGAATTGATCATTAAGAATTAGTCAGCCCCTGAGTGTCAGTGTACATACTTGGCACTGCATAGATTATACACCGATTTGAAAACCTTTGCAGTGCATAACTGTTTTACTAAAACATTGTATTGTTTTGCACATCCTTGCAATCTAATTTCAATACAAATTTCTTTGTATATGTAtcattatagtttttatatCAAGGTGATATCGCATGCtagcattttgttttgaatttacAGTGCTGCTCtttcaggggggaaaaaagagagagaaggttcCCCTTGTACATAATGCTGTGCATTTTAAGATTTCAAATTGGTCCTCGGTTCCGTTTCTAGTTCTGTTCCTATAGTGTCCCTTGAAACCTGTAATTTGAATTCTGATTGGTGAATGGAATGAGAGCATACTCAattgctgttgccatggtgaggctctagcagaagtgtgtgtgtgtgtgtgtgtgtgtgtgtgtgtgtgtgtgtgtgtgtgtgtgtgtgtgtgtgtgtgtgtgagactagaGATCCATGGGGGGGATACACAGGTGTCACCTATCCCATCATAACATGCTATCCCATCCCTTAACCACACCATGAATGTTCTTGTTTCTGATACCAAGATATGGCCATGGATCCTGTCTCATATGCATACACGCATGACATTTGCTTTCTCGCACACCTACTACTGGAGGGGGTACTCTTAATATCTCTCACACCCCTGAGATAATCTATACATCTGAAGGAACTTgccaaaagagagaaaaggggttGTCCTCCTTTTGATATTATTAGAACACGTACTATATTTGCTGTAATCCTTAGTGCCTAAGAAAGAAGAGGCTTGTCTTTAGACCACACACAGTCTGAGAGAAGTCAATGAGAGAAAGGATAAAGAATATTCCATTTCTTTTTCCAGAAGGTTCTTTCATTTGACCCACTGCATTTGTGCCTGTTTGCTTGTGTTGCAGTGCATGTGTTGCGGTTCAACAAGCAGAGTCCAAGCCCAGATGTCAGTGAGGAGGAGCACTCCCACACATTCTCTGCAGGCACCAGTGTCACGCGCACAGAGACGGGTTTCAGGTATCGAGAGTGCTCGTTAGATGGGTGAACGTTAATGAGTgtgcactgagacaccacatgTTCAGATGGCCTTACACCCTGCTTCAGGCCACTGTGACCCATTAGCCCACTGCACTCAAACACCAGAAGCACTTTGAGTTCTCAGGAACCAAAAAATATCCAAAGAATAAAACGGCACAATTAAAACAATACCCGCAATGCAATTTTTAAACatactaaatacacacacacacacacacacacacacacacacacacaaaccacaaggCTGTAATAATTAAAAGTTCGTTCTTCTCAAACTGACTAAGATTTTGCACTAAAGACCTTCCAAACTGCATTGAGGTTTGTAGGAACAAATAAAGTGTAACGCTTTGCtgttcaaacacattttctttaagTTAAGTGCTGTTACTTGAGCTTGAAATGTGCTCTAAAATTACTAGGTAGaactcccctccccacccaaATCTCTAATTAGCATCTCCATaggtggagacagacacacacaaacaccccccaacAAACACACCCGAACACACCCTCTAGTCATGCCGAAGGGTCTGTAAACAGATCATATAAACTCTGTTTCCtttcagaaacactgcatttccATCACACATACACGACCACATTAACGCTaacacgtgtgcgcgcacacacacacacacacacacacacacacacacacacacacacacaccagtgatgGCACTGGTGTTCTCTGGGAAGATCCATTCTTTTTGTAAATTATGTTGCTCATATCATGGCCTGGTGACCCGCCACTGTAGACTTACATTATAGAGAAAAGGATATGAACATGTCAGTTGAATATTCTTAAGTAtccatgtgcacatgcacttaATGATGTGTGTTATTTGAAACAGGGATGGCTCTAGCCTTGAAGAGGTGGTGGAGAAACAGGCTGACCTGATAGAGTATCTGAAGCAGCACAACACGCAGCTGAGCAAGAGACTCCTGGCCTTGTCCTCCCAGCAGGCCAGGGCCTGAGCCCGGGAAACAGGGGCCTGAGACTGAGCTCCTTCTAACTGCCTTCATCTCCGCACTTTAAACATGCACGTGTGTCCGTGTTGACTGACAGTTGTGGTCATGGCTGACTAATCACAGGGCTTCTAATGGTGAAAAAGAGCCTTGGTAACCTCTCCCTAACAACGCTTCTTTCATGTTCCCATGGTGACAAACGCGTTAAGCGTTTTGCTGCAATATGTTATACGGGGGACTCTTGAAGATGTATTAATTCATGATCCCCATCTTGATCACTGGCAAAAATGTAagtgtctttattttgtttgtttgttcatatgGATCTAAATTGCATTGATGAGGGTTTTTTAGCCATTCTATGTTTGAACTAGGTActgtatttttcatgtttaattcagtgtgttttgtattgACTTGTTTTTTGATGGAAGATGTGAGCTTTTCccataataaaatttaatttgttgAAGCAGTGAAACATGCACTTTTAAGTGACTTTTTAAACTCCTGCTTTATGGTATGAGAGGTGGCAGTACCTTTTTTAGATTGGTAAATGGTCAACTACAAGGAATGAAATTACTGTCTCGGTCAGGGTCATAGAGTGGGTTAACAGAATGTGGAGCTGATAAAGCTTTCAGTTCATCACTTTACTGATTGATGCAAGTTAAATGCAAAAGTTTAATTTGaaacttaaaaattaaaaatgttaatcatTAAAATGAATTCAATTCATTTGTTCTCTCAATCTTATGTAACAAATATATTACGTAAACCCTGCTAAAAGAATAATTCTctacaaagaaaatgttttttgaaaagaatactttttatttaataacaataatgataaacTTTGAAGTGCATAacttacatataaacacatttcattcatttcattctaTTTACAGTGATTGGACACTCATTGGTCAGATTTCTTGTTGGCTGTGTTCGTCAGTTATATGCCTTCGTTTTCCTTTGTGTCTCTGGAGTTTGTTCTGGTCTATGTTCACAGATTTAATGCTATCTATTTTGTTCACTCTCTTCTCTTGCATTTGGAAATGTGCACAGAGTGGCACAGAAGGACCAAGAGTCACAGACGTCCTCCATCATCTCTGTATGTAAGAAGTTATTTGGTGTATTGCTGCATGTGTTGCTTTGTGGGTCCTCTCAGCTCCGGTTGGCGTGAGGTTTGTCTTGTGTGGACCAGCACTTTCTGGATCCGTAGACCCGATCTCTGCATTTCTTTTATTGCCAGTGACGGAGGTAGCCTGGGCAGAGAAGAAAACGGACTTGGTCAGACTTGGACTGTAATTTTACATCGGGCCCATTTCTTTTATTATccatgtgtttctctgtgtctgtgtgtgttaactgcAAGCTGACTCCAGCTCATTGTGTGGGGGTCAGAGAGCATAGGGGAAAGGTGATGACCCCTCCGGAGTGTCTGAAAACAGTAGGCGGCTCCGAGCGGGTGTCGCAAAGAGCGTTTCTTCTTGCAGATACAGTGtcgcttctcacacacacacattcacacctgacacacacatctttcaaCCTAAGCAGTACCATGCATTGAGTTACATGATACTGGGTCGTTGGTGGTCAAGCAAAACATGATTGAAATAGGAAGTAACAGCCAATTATATCCACGAATCGTTAAAACGGAAGGATTTGGGGATATTGTTGGGTGTTATATCCCAATTACTTAGGGTCCCTCACATCTGGATATAATTTAATATTCCATACCCTTTACCTActttaattatacattatttcATATTATGACTTAAttgaaaatgtcacattttcacCCACctattaatttacacatttgcaAACATATATTACACTAGGGGGGCCtcaattattttgtaaattatgtaaactTAAAGATAGTCACTTCAGTTTCGTCTCTGTACATTTGGCTATCCTTTTAATGTAAAACCTGAGCTTTCCTTTAATTTCAAAACCTGACCACCCATGTTTTGTAATGAGTGATTGAATGAAGATTTGGTGCTAGAGAGGACGCCACTTGGGCTTTAGTGGGAGAGTAGTATTAGAATTGCACACAGATGTGGGGGTAGGGTTTTTCCCAGCCGTGATTGGTTCTGTCCATTTCACTGGTGTACGTGAGGTAACCACTcttctgtggtctttgagtgtgtgtctgtgtgttttggttaCTCCTCCCAATCCAAGAGAaagttttaaactttaaaagacGCATCAATTACACTGTCAGTATCAAACTGTTTacccactttgtgtgtgtgggggaacAGGGTGATTACTCAAGCTTGACATTATTGCTACCCTTATTAAAGTTTGTTTGTTAGCTAATTAATTTGGTTTCCCTCCTGTGATACAAACATACAGGTCACAAATGAGTGATAAACTATTGCATTCTTAAATgaaacacagttaacacagGCATGTGTGTCATGACCTCTCAAGGTATTTTAGCTGTTTGTTGGCAGCTGTTTTAAAAACTGGAATGAAGATAATTCATACCTATTGACTTATTGCAGTACACAGCCTTTGTAAAGTCTAATGCGTTTCGTCTAATTGACCGTTTAACTATAATTTCAGGAACTCAGTGTTCTCAGTTTTGAGTATCAGTtttgagtatatgtgtgtaaactTACCTCAGGGAAAAGGTACTCTGGAGTGAAGTGGGAGGCAGCGCTTGTGTGGGCAGTGGTGCCTCCGGTATTTTCGCCGCAAATTCAAAAAATCTGAAACATAATCGAAAATCTTATTTAATCAAGATTCTTCAACgtacagtttaaaatgtaaaagtgtttCTGTGTCGAAGGTCTCCCCAGTACTGGGGATAAGACAAGACAGCTGGAGTGTGCGGAAAACTAAAACAACTGTAAAAGTTCTCACGTGTGTTAGAGGCCAATATAGCAATCACGCGCTTAACGGTGATCGTAGCAACTGCCTGACTCTCGCGCACTGTGGTGCGCGTAAATGTATGTGCGCATCTTTGACCaaaggtatgtatgtatatatatatatatatatatatatatatatatatatatatatatatatatatatatatatatatatatatatatatacatatacacacacacacacacacacacacacacacacactaccttcaTCTTCACCTTCCCCCATTTCATTCTTGTTCTCTCGGTGGTAGCCGTATGCTAATATCTCGTGCCCATTGTGTTCAAACAGCTTGATTAACAATGGGCACCGGTGCTTGAGCGCCCGCAGGCAGAAGATTAATTGCACATAGCCGCCACGACAGTGGGGTAGTGGAATGTATAGGCTAAACGGAATAATCTTTGTATACACCTCAGGTTGTAAAATAACCCAGAATATGGTTTACCATTTTGAAAAGGCTGAGATAATCTATGCAGCTAttactggaaaatgtttttatttgttttcttgctttttgaAATCATGTCTGATTGGAGACATTTAAAACAACTTAATTAATTATGGAGTGAAATTAATGAATGAAGAGAATACACGAGACGCATCTGTAAGTCTACGAATCTTAGTTTACTTCGAGACATGCGCTTCTCCGGTTTCCACTCAAGTGCCAAGGCGCTAAGCACCACCACTTAGAACCCACTAAAAACCAGTGACCCCAAACCAACAGTCACTGAACCTTCTCTCGCCACGGACCAGCGATCCAGTCAGCCGGAGATAACGGCTCCTCAAACGGCAGTTCGGAATGTCCATTAGGCATCGGTTTACTTAGTTTATGTTTGCGGTGCTGAACTAATGAATCAAAAGAGCAATTTCACTGCAATCGTGAAGCCAGTTTGCTTCTGAGAATCAACTAATACGCAGAGCACAGTTTGGATTCGTAAATATATTGTAAGAATGCAAAAGCTACGTCTTACGCTACATTGATTTTCTAGTTTCCCATAGCcctattaaaaaaataagtccACTGCTCTGAGCCCTGGCGTACATCACATTGCATCTCGTTGTAAAACGCCTACTAATAAATTCCACAAGTTCACCTTGGCCCGTGCGCAAATGCGTCGTGCCAAATGCGTTTTAGAAATCATCTCCAATTTGCATGTAGAgtcacattaaaaacatgagAACGCTGCAATTCAccgtaaagtttttttttatttgagaaGTGTGCGCCCTACCTGGTTTCTGTGCGCTAACGAGCGTCAACACTGTGACCAGAAGCAGCAGGAGGTAGAGCGGCTGTAAGAATTTCATATTGCCGATATCTCTGATTATTTCGGCGCTTAACTCCGCAAGCTGCACAGAGATTCTTCAGAAGAACAGATGCCAGTTACGTTCCGTACGATAGTGTGAGCTACTCCcggtcttttttttcttgtcccTTGTcactctttttaatttttaaagtatGAAGTTAATGTTCAAGTCACGGAGGGGACGCGGCACCAGTGGAAATCCAGGAAAGACCTTCCAGCTGCTTCCAATGTCCCAGGCTGTCCA is a window from the Electrophorus electricus isolate fEleEle1 chromosome 9, fEleEle1.pri, whole genome shotgun sequence genome containing:
- the apela gene encoding apelin receptor early endogenous ligand → MKFLQPLYLLLLLVTVLTLVSAQKPDFLNLRRKYRRHHCPHKRCLPLHSRVPFP